From Rhodovastum atsumiense, a single genomic window includes:
- a CDS encoding ABC transporter permease subunit: MVRFLFRRLALIVPTFIGVTFLAFLLIRLVPGDPIEVRVGEHGIEPERLAALRHDFGLDQPLWKQFLDYEVGVVTGGLGVSVVTREPVWREFTTLFPATLELTLCAILLAMAVGIPLGVVAAVKRGSAFDYGLMGLSVTGASMPIFWWGLMMILIFSVALGWTPVSGRISDMYYVEPWSGFMLIDTWFSEDEGAFASAVGHLILPTIVLGTQPLAVVARMTRSAMLEVLGEDYIRTARAKGLGVSRVVVVHALRNALIPVVTVIGLQAGTLLGGAILTETIFSWPGVGHWLVESIQRRDYPVLQGGTLLVATLVILVNLGVDMTYGFLNPRIRR; encoded by the coding sequence TTGGTCCGCTTTCTCTTCCGCCGCCTGGCACTGATCGTGCCGACCTTCATCGGCGTGACCTTCCTGGCCTTCCTGCTGATCCGCCTCGTCCCCGGCGACCCGATCGAGGTGCGCGTCGGCGAGCACGGCATCGAACCCGAGCGCCTCGCCGCGCTGCGCCATGACTTCGGTCTCGACCAGCCGCTGTGGAAGCAGTTCCTCGACTACGAGGTCGGCGTGGTCACCGGCGGGCTCGGCGTCTCCGTGGTCACGCGCGAGCCGGTCTGGCGGGAGTTCACCACGCTGTTCCCGGCCACGCTGGAGCTGACGCTCTGCGCCATCCTGCTCGCCATGGCGGTGGGCATCCCGCTCGGGGTGGTGGCGGCGGTGAAGCGGGGATCGGCCTTCGATTACGGATTGATGGGGTTATCCGTCACCGGCGCCTCCATGCCGATCTTCTGGTGGGGGCTGATGATGATCCTGATCTTCTCAGTCGCCCTCGGCTGGACCCCGGTCTCCGGCCGCATCAGTGACATGTACTATGTGGAGCCCTGGTCGGGCTTCATGCTGATCGACACCTGGTTCAGCGAGGACGAGGGCGCCTTCGCCTCGGCCGTAGGCCACCTGATCCTGCCTACGATCGTATTGGGAACGCAACCTCTGGCGGTGGTGGCGCGCATGACGCGCTCGGCCATGCTGGAAGTGCTCGGCGAGGACTACATCCGTACCGCGCGGGCCAAGGGCCTGGGCGTGTCGCGGGTGGTGGTGGTGCACGCGCTGCGCAACGCGCTGATCCCGGTGGTGACGGTCATCGGCCTGCAGGCCGGCACGCTGCTGGGCGGGGCCATCCTGACGGAGACGATCTTCTCCTGGCCCGGCGTCGGCCACTGGCTGGTCGAGAGCATCCAGCGTCGCGACTACCCGGTGCTGCAGGGCGGCACGCTGCTGGTGGCGACCCTGGTGATCCTGGTCAATCTCGGCGTCGACATGACCTATGGCTTCCTCAATCCCCGGATCCGTCGATGA
- a CDS encoding ABC transporter permease subunit: MSGNETLVAAPPEAPPMPGRIRLFWRGFAENRGAVLGLAFMVVLVVLAVFADVVAPHSPIEQYRDAFLTPPVWQEGGSWTYPLGTDDVGRDILSRLIYGARLSLLIGISVVALSMTCGTALGLTAAFSGGVVDTIIMRLMDIVLVFPSLLLAIVIVAILGPGLFNAMLAVAIVTLPGYTRLSRASAMSELARDYVTATRCAGAGRLYLMFNTVLPNCTAPLIVQASLGFSAAILDAAALGFLGLGAQPPTPEWGTMLAGALQYYQRAWWVLTFPGLFILFTVLAFNLFGDGLRDALDPKLKR, translated from the coding sequence ATGTCCGGCAACGAGACCCTTGTCGCGGCGCCGCCGGAAGCGCCGCCCATGCCCGGCCGCATCCGCCTGTTCTGGCGCGGTTTCGCCGAGAACCGTGGCGCGGTGCTCGGGCTCGCCTTCATGGTGGTGCTGGTGGTGCTGGCGGTATTCGCCGACGTGGTGGCACCGCATTCGCCGATCGAGCAGTACCGCGACGCCTTCCTCACCCCGCCGGTCTGGCAGGAGGGCGGAAGCTGGACCTATCCGCTCGGCACCGACGATGTCGGCCGTGACATCCTCTCGCGCCTGATCTACGGGGCGCGGCTGTCGCTGCTGATCGGGATTTCGGTGGTGGCGCTGTCGATGACCTGCGGCACGGCGCTCGGCCTGACCGCCGCCTTCTCGGGCGGGGTGGTCGACACCATCATCATGCGGCTGATGGACATCGTGCTGGTGTTCCCGAGCCTGCTGCTGGCCATCGTCATCGTCGCCATCCTGGGGCCGGGCCTGTTCAACGCCATGCTGGCAGTGGCGATCGTGACGCTGCCCGGCTACACGCGACTGTCGCGCGCCTCGGCGATGTCGGAACTGGCGCGCGACTACGTCACCGCCACGCGCTGCGCCGGCGCCGGGCGGCTTTACCTGATGTTCAACACCGTGCTGCCGAACTGCACGGCGCCGCTGATCGTGCAGGCCTCGCTCGGCTTCTCGGCGGCGATCCTGGATGCCGCGGCGCTCGGCTTCCTCGGGCTGGGCGCGCAGCCGCCGACGCCGGAATGGGGCACCATGCTCGCCGGCGCGCTGCAGTACTACCAGCGGGCCTGGTGGGTGCTGACCTTCCCCGGCCTGTTCATCCTGTTCACCGTGCTCGCCTTCAACCTGTTCGGCGACGGGTTGCGCGATGCCCTCGATCCCAAGCTGAAACGCTGA
- a CDS encoding cytochrome ubiquinol oxidase subunit I has translation MPGPEAILLARVQFAFTIAFHIILPAFSIGLASYLMVLEGLWLRTGRQVYMDLFRYWLKPFALTFAMGVVSGIVMSYEFGLNWGAFSDRAGPVIGPLMGYEVLTAFFLEAGFLGVMLFGARRVGPRLHFAATCIVALGTLISAFWILSVNSWMQTPQGHVIAPDGRFHPDDWARIIFNPSFFYRLPHMVLAGYLSVAFFVGAVGAWHLLRDRGNAGARTMFSMAMWMATLVAPLQVVVGDLHGLNTLEHQPAKVAAMEGHYETRRGAPLILFGWPDDAQERTRYAVGVPYLGSLILTHSFTGEVKGLKEWAPADRPPAPLVFWAFRVMVGLGVLMVAVGLTSLWLRRRGRLFDHPGLLRAAVAMGPAGFIALLAGWVVTEVGRQPWMVYGLMRTAESVSPIGTPGVAASLAAFAVVYLTVFGAGFLFLFRLLAHPPAPDEPGPPAGVPIRTAGITPGPAGAAPEPQAREP, from the coding sequence ATGCCCGGTCCCGAGGCCATCCTGCTCGCCCGCGTGCAGTTCGCGTTCACCATCGCCTTCCACATCATCCTGCCGGCCTTCTCGATCGGTCTGGCCAGCTATCTGATGGTGCTGGAGGGGCTGTGGCTGCGCACCGGCCGGCAGGTCTACATGGACCTGTTCCGCTACTGGCTGAAGCCCTTCGCGCTGACCTTCGCCATGGGCGTGGTCTCCGGCATCGTCATGTCTTACGAGTTCGGGCTGAACTGGGGCGCGTTCTCCGACCGGGCCGGGCCGGTGATCGGGCCGCTGATGGGCTACGAGGTGCTGACCGCCTTCTTCCTGGAGGCCGGCTTCCTCGGCGTGATGCTGTTCGGGGCGCGGCGGGTCGGCCCGCGCCTGCATTTCGCCGCCACCTGCATCGTGGCGCTGGGCACGCTGATCAGCGCCTTCTGGATCCTCTCGGTCAATTCCTGGATGCAGACGCCACAGGGCCACGTGATCGCCCCGGACGGACGCTTCCACCCCGACGACTGGGCACGGATCATCTTCAATCCGTCCTTCTTCTACCGCCTGCCGCACATGGTGCTGGCGGGGTACCTGTCGGTCGCCTTCTTCGTCGGCGCGGTCGGCGCCTGGCACCTGCTGCGCGACCGCGGCAATGCCGGCGCGCGCACGATGTTCTCGATGGCGATGTGGATGGCGACCCTGGTCGCGCCGCTGCAGGTGGTGGTGGGCGACCTGCACGGCCTGAACACCCTGGAACACCAGCCGGCCAAGGTGGCGGCGATGGAAGGCCATTACGAGACGCGGCGCGGCGCCCCGCTGATCCTGTTCGGCTGGCCCGACGATGCGCAGGAGCGCACCCGCTACGCTGTCGGGGTGCCTTATCTCGGCAGCCTGATCCTGACTCATTCCTTCACCGGCGAGGTCAAGGGGCTCAAGGAATGGGCCCCCGCCGACCGGCCGCCGGCGCCGCTGGTGTTCTGGGCCTTCCGCGTCATGGTGGGGCTCGGCGTGCTGATGGTGGCGGTCGGGCTGACCAGCCTGTGGCTGCGCCGCCGCGGGCGGCTGTTCGACCATCCGGGATTGCTGCGCGCGGCCGTGGCCATGGGCCCCGCCGGCTTCATCGCCCTGCTGGCGGGCTGGGTGGTGACGGAAGTGGGCCGCCAGCCCTGGATGGTCTACGGGCTGATGCGCACCGCCGAGAGCGTCTCGCCGATCGGCACGCCGGGGGTGGCGGCCTCGCTCGCCGCCTTCGCCGTGGTCTACCTGACGGTATTCGGCGCCGGGTTCCTGTTCCTGTTCCGCCTGCTCGCCCACCCGCCGGCCCCCGACGAGCCCGGCCCGCCGGCGGGCGTGCCGATCCGCACCGCCGGCATCACCCCGGGCCCGGCCGGCGCGGCCCCCGAACCCCAGGCCAGGGAGCCCTGA
- the cydB gene encoding cytochrome d ubiquinol oxidase subunit II, whose amino-acid sequence MDLPMIWAALIAFAVLAYVVLDGFDLGVGILFALERRDEDRDIMVNTVAPVWDGNETWLVLGGGGLLAVFPLAYAVILPALYPAIVAMLLALVFRGVAFEFRFRAATRRGREAWDFAFFAGSTLAAFCQGMALGGLLQGIRVENRAYAGGWFDWLTGFTLLCGIALVIGYALLGASWLIWRTDGALQRRCRRYAGTLGATTLALIGVVSLWTPMLNPAFMQRWFGWPGILLTSPVPLLVLLLAWGFRRGLARRHEVTPFLCALGWFVLCYAGLGISLFPLIVPPSITIWDAAAPPESQAFLLVGAAVLVPMILCYTGYAYWVFRGKVTPGTHYH is encoded by the coding sequence ATGGACCTGCCGATGATCTGGGCGGCGCTGATCGCCTTCGCGGTGCTGGCCTACGTGGTGCTGGACGGGTTCGACCTGGGTGTCGGCATCCTGTTCGCGCTCGAGCGCCGCGACGAGGACCGCGACATCATGGTCAACACCGTCGCCCCGGTCTGGGACGGCAACGAGACCTGGCTGGTGCTGGGCGGGGGCGGCCTGCTGGCGGTGTTCCCGCTGGCCTATGCGGTGATCCTGCCCGCGCTCTACCCGGCCATCGTCGCCATGCTGCTGGCGCTGGTGTTCCGCGGCGTCGCCTTCGAGTTCCGCTTCCGCGCGGCGACCCGGCGCGGCCGGGAAGCCTGGGATTTCGCCTTCTTCGCCGGCTCCACCCTGGCCGCATTCTGCCAGGGAATGGCCCTGGGCGGCCTGCTGCAGGGCATCCGGGTGGAGAACCGCGCCTATGCCGGCGGCTGGTTCGACTGGCTGACCGGCTTCACCCTGCTCTGCGGCATCGCGCTGGTGATCGGCTATGCCCTGCTCGGCGCGAGCTGGCTGATCTGGCGCACCGACGGCGCGCTGCAGCGCCGCTGCCGCCGCTATGCCGGCACGCTCGGCGCCACCACGCTGGCGCTGATCGGGGTGGTCAGCCTGTGGACGCCGATGCTCAACCCGGCCTTCATGCAGCGCTGGTTCGGCTGGCCGGGCATCCTGCTGACCAGCCCGGTGCCGCTGCTGGTGCTGCTGCTGGCCTGGGGTTTCCGGCGCGGCCTCGCCCGGCGCCACGAGGTCACGCCGTTCCTGTGCGCGCTCGGCTGGTTCGTGCTGTGCTACGCCGGCCTCGGCATCAGCCTGTTTCCGCTGATCGTGCCGCCCTCCATCACCATCTGGGACGCCGCCGCCCCGCCGGAGAGCCAGGCTTTCCTGCTGGTCGGCGCCGCGGTGCTGGTGCCGATGATCCTCTGCTACACCGGCTATGCGTACTGGGTGTTCCGCGGCAAGGTGACGCCCGGCACGCATTACCATTGA
- a CDS encoding ABC transporter ATP-binding protein, with protein sequence MPLLEIRNLAVDFATARGRFRAVDGVDVTVDEGEVLCIVGESGSGKSVSMLAAMGLIGWPGRVSAEALRFDGADLLSLSARQRRRVVGKDMAMVFQEPMSSLNPCYPVGWQIAEALRAHDAVPRNKVRDRVVELLDQVGIPDPGRRLSAFPHQLSGGMNQRVMIAMAIACNPRLLIADEPTTALDVTIQKQILDLLVDLQKQRGMALVLITHDMGVVAETAHRVQVMYAGQMVEEQPTEALFATPRHPYTAALLDALPERALGRRRLPTIPGVVPGIDDRPQGCLFNPRCRFADTACRSVPPTLAGPSGRRARCHFPLDRTPSAAPPPGVADGEGPSQVLQP encoded by the coding sequence ATGCCGCTGCTGGAAATCCGCAATCTCGCGGTCGATTTCGCCACCGCCCGCGGCCGCTTCCGCGCCGTGGACGGGGTGGACGTCACGGTGGACGAGGGCGAGGTCCTCTGCATCGTGGGGGAATCCGGCTCGGGCAAGAGCGTGTCGATGCTCGCCGCCATGGGGCTGATCGGCTGGCCTGGCCGCGTCAGCGCCGAGGCGCTGCGCTTCGACGGCGCCGACCTGCTCTCGCTGTCGGCGCGCCAGCGCCGGCGGGTGGTCGGCAAGGACATGGCGATGGTGTTCCAGGAGCCGATGTCCAGCCTCAATCCCTGCTATCCGGTGGGCTGGCAGATCGCCGAGGCGCTGCGGGCGCATGACGCCGTGCCGCGCAACAAGGTCCGCGACCGCGTGGTGGAACTGCTTGACCAGGTGGGCATTCCTGATCCCGGCCGCCGGCTCTCGGCCTTTCCGCACCAGCTCTCGGGCGGCATGAACCAGCGCGTCATGATCGCCATGGCGATCGCCTGCAACCCGCGCCTGCTGATCGCCGACGAGCCGACCACGGCGCTGGATGTCACCATCCAGAAGCAGATCCTTGATCTGCTGGTCGACCTGCAGAAGCAGCGTGGCATGGCGCTGGTGCTGATCACCCACGACATGGGCGTGGTGGCCGAGACCGCCCACCGCGTGCAGGTGATGTATGCCGGGCAGATGGTGGAGGAGCAGCCCACCGAGGCGCTGTTCGCCACCCCGCGCCATCCCTACACGGCGGCCCTGCTCGATGCCCTGCCGGAACGCGCCCTGGGACGGCGGCGGCTGCCGACCATTCCGGGGGTGGTGCCCGGCATCGACGACCGCCCGCAGGGCTGCCTGTTCAATCCGCGCTGCCGCTTTGCCGATACCGCCTGCCGCAGCGTCCCGCCGACGCTCGCCGGCCCGTCCGGCCGCCGCGCCCGTTGCCATTTCCCGCTCGACCGGACCCCGTCCGCCGCGCCCCCTCCCGGGGTGGCGGACGGGGAGGGACCCAGCCAGGTGCTGCAGCCATGA
- a CDS encoding OmpA family protein: MKLRSVMLAATMLALPVTAWTAEPITGLYIGGGIGFDYLNSVNAKSVSFATPVFGVTRSVSSNGSLSSSGGFVGLASVGYGLGNGLRFELEGNYRSNHTRTTGTSGIAGGGNILQYGVFVNGLYDFTEVASWVQPYAGIGFGYIWNEFQSGRLYTTNLNPQSQINFSNSSSGEAAGQVILGAAFPLGVPGLALTTEFRFVGQFGEPSFNGSTAIRRGSAVGPASGTSIKIGNPTNESVLVGLRYAFNAAPPPPPPAPAPVAAPAPAPSRTYLVFFDWDRADLTARARQIIAEAAQNSSRVQYTRIEVAGHADRTGTANYNIALSRRRAENVAAELVRNGVPREAISIEAFGYSRPLVPTAPGVREPQNRRVEIVFK; the protein is encoded by the coding sequence ATGAAATTGCGGAGCGTGATGCTGGCCGCGACCATGCTGGCGTTGCCGGTAACGGCGTGGACGGCGGAGCCGATCACTGGCTTGTATATCGGTGGCGGTATCGGATTTGACTACCTGAACTCAGTGAATGCCAAGAGCGTCTCGTTCGCCACCCCGGTCTTCGGCGTGACCAGATCCGTCAGCAGCAATGGGTCGCTTTCGTCGAGTGGCGGTTTCGTCGGGCTTGCCAGCGTCGGCTATGGGCTCGGCAACGGCCTGCGCTTCGAACTGGAGGGCAATTACCGGTCCAATCACACCCGGACCACCGGGACTTCGGGCATTGCCGGCGGCGGCAACATCCTGCAGTACGGCGTCTTCGTGAACGGGTTGTACGACTTCACCGAAGTCGCGAGCTGGGTCCAGCCCTATGCCGGCATCGGCTTCGGCTATATCTGGAACGAATTCCAGTCGGGCCGGTTGTACACCACCAACCTGAACCCGCAGTCGCAGATCAACTTCAGCAATTCTTCCTCTGGTGAAGCGGCCGGGCAGGTGATCCTCGGCGCGGCCTTCCCGCTCGGTGTACCCGGCCTGGCGCTGACGACCGAGTTCCGTTTCGTCGGCCAGTTCGGCGAGCCGAGCTTCAACGGATCGACGGCCATCCGGCGTGGGTCGGCGGTCGGCCCGGCCAGCGGCACCTCGATCAAGATCGGCAACCCCACCAACGAATCCGTTCTGGTCGGGCTTCGTTATGCCTTCAATGCGGCCCCGCCGCCGCCGCCGCCCGCACCGGCCCCCGTTGCCGCACCGGCGCCGGCGCCCTCGCGCACCTACCTGGTGTTCTTCGACTGGGATCGGGCCGACCTGACCGCGCGCGCGCGCCAGATCATCGCCGAGGCGGCGCAGAACTCGAGTCGAGTGCAATACACCCGTATCGAGGTTGCCGGTCACGCCGACCGCACCGGCACCGCCAACTACAATATCGCCCTGTCGCGCCGCCGCGCCGAGAACGTGGCCGCCGAGCTGGTGCGCAACGGCGTGCCGCGCGAAGCCATCTCGATCGAAGCCTTCGGCTACAGCCGTCCGCTGGTGCCGACCGCCCCGGGCGTGCGGGAACCGCAGAACCGCCGCGTCGAGATCGTCTTCAAGTAG
- a CDS encoding OmpA family protein, which yields MTIRNALLAASVLALPAVAQAQPINGLYVGGGLGYNYTQDIDTKGTAAIPGGTVSGSGKLTGNGGLGAVGSVGWGFGNGVRVELEGNYRENHTRLSKAGAVRGGADLQTYGVMINGLYDFDLGLPVTPYAGAGIGYEWTQVSSAKAYLPGGPNQISGANKTEGSLATQAILGASYALPVPGLSLTAEYRFMATVEEPKYKGSVAGVPGTVKLGNQYNHAAMLGVRYAFNSAPAVPPPAPAPVVAPAPAPSRTYLVFFDWDRAELTARARQIIAEAAQNSTRVQLTQIEVAGHADRTGTARYNLALSRKRAENVAAELVRNGVPRNVIAIQAYGDSRPLVPTAAGVREPQNRRVEIVLK from the coding sequence ATGACGATTCGGAACGCGCTGTTGGCCGCGTCCGTCTTGGCCCTGCCGGCTGTGGCGCAGGCGCAGCCGATCAATGGTCTCTATGTCGGTGGTGGGCTGGGCTACAACTACACGCAGGACATCGACACCAAGGGGACGGCGGCGATTCCCGGTGGCACGGTCAGCGGCTCCGGGAAGCTGACGGGCAATGGCGGCCTCGGCGCGGTCGGCAGCGTTGGCTGGGGCTTCGGCAACGGCGTGCGCGTCGAGCTCGAGGGCAACTACCGTGAGAACCACACGCGCCTGAGCAAGGCGGGTGCGGTCCGTGGCGGTGCCGACCTGCAGACCTACGGCGTGATGATCAACGGCCTGTATGACTTCGACCTCGGCCTGCCGGTGACGCCGTATGCCGGCGCCGGTATCGGCTATGAATGGACGCAGGTCAGCAGCGCGAAGGCGTATCTGCCGGGCGGGCCGAACCAGATCAGCGGCGCGAACAAGACCGAAGGCAGCCTGGCGACGCAGGCGATCCTGGGCGCGTCCTATGCGCTGCCGGTGCCGGGCCTGTCGCTGACCGCCGAGTACCGCTTCATGGCGACGGTCGAGGAGCCCAAGTACAAGGGCAGCGTGGCTGGCGTGCCGGGGACGGTGAAGCTGGGCAACCAGTATAACCACGCTGCGATGCTGGGCGTGCGCTACGCGTTCAACTCGGCTCCGGCGGTGCCGCCGCCGGCCCCCGCGCCGGTGGTTGCCCCTGCGCCGGCGCCCTCGCGCACCTACTTGGTGTTCTTCGACTGGGATCGGGCTGAGCTGACCGCGCGTGCGCGCCAGATCATCGCCGAGGCGGCGCAGAACTCGACCCGCGTGCAGCTGACGCAGATCGAGGTTGCCGGCCACGCCGACCGCACCGGCACCGCCCGCTACAACCTGGCGCTGTCGCGCAAGCGCGCCGAGAACGTGGCGGCCGAGCTGGTGCGCAACGGCGTGCCGCGCAACGTCATCGCGATCCAGGCCTATGGCGACAGCCGCCCGCTGGTGCCCACCGCCGCCGGCGTCCGCGAGCCGCAGAACCGTCGCGTCGAGATCGTGCTGAAGTAG
- a CDS encoding ABC transporter substrate-binding protein, with protein sequence MKTNRLMKTNRMGAIAGAAMLACLLGGQAQAKTLVYCSEGSPENFNPMLNTTGTTFNANLPIYNRLTEFRHGSTEVEPGLAEKWDVSDDGRVFTFHLRHNVKWHSNKNFKPTRNFNADDVIFSFERQWKDSNPYHKVSGGGYDYFADMGMPKLLESIERVDDYTVKFTLKEPQAPFLANLAMDFASIQSKEYADALLKLGKPELIDQEPIGTGPFEFVAYQKDSTIRYRAFAPYWHGKPKLDALVFSITKDPAVRLAKLRANECQVMPYPNPADLESIRQDPKLQLLSQPGLNIGYLAFNNLKAPFTDKRVRQAINYAIDKKAILTAIYQGAGTPAKNLIPPTLWGYNDQVPEQAYDPAKARALLAEAGFPNGFETTLWAMPVQRPYNPDARRMAELIQADLAKIGVKASIVSYEWGEYRKRLQNAEHGLALFGWTGDNGDPDNFFTPLAGCDAARIGGGSVSKWCNQDFEALIRKAAQVPVQAERAKLYQQAQLVMREEQPFFLVAHSVVFWPVRKEVVGFKMSPFGRVQFEPVDLK encoded by the coding sequence ATGAAGACCAATCGGCTGATGAAGACCAATCGAATGGGAGCGATCGCCGGCGCGGCGATGCTGGCCTGTCTCCTGGGGGGACAGGCGCAGGCCAAGACGCTGGTCTATTGCAGCGAGGGTTCGCCCGAGAACTTCAACCCGATGCTCAACACCACCGGGACGACGTTCAACGCCAACCTGCCCATCTACAACCGCCTCACCGAGTTCCGCCACGGCTCCACCGAGGTCGAGCCGGGCCTGGCCGAGAAATGGGACGTTTCCGACGACGGCCGCGTCTTCACTTTCCACCTGCGCCACAACGTCAAGTGGCATTCCAACAAGAATTTCAAGCCGACCCGCAATTTCAATGCGGACGACGTGATCTTCAGCTTCGAGCGCCAGTGGAAGGATAGCAATCCCTACCACAAGGTCTCGGGTGGCGGGTACGATTACTTCGCCGACATGGGCATGCCCAAGCTGCTCGAATCGATCGAGCGCGTCGACGACTATACGGTGAAGTTCACGCTGAAGGAGCCGCAGGCGCCGTTCCTGGCCAACCTGGCCATGGACTTCGCCTCCATCCAGTCCAAGGAATACGCCGACGCCCTGCTCAAGCTCGGCAAGCCCGAGCTGATCGACCAGGAGCCGATCGGCACCGGCCCGTTCGAGTTCGTGGCGTACCAGAAGGACAGCACCATCCGCTATCGCGCCTTCGCGCCGTATTGGCACGGCAAGCCGAAGCTCGATGCGCTGGTGTTCTCCATCACCAAGGACCCGGCGGTGCGGCTGGCCAAGCTGCGCGCCAATGAATGCCAGGTGATGCCCTATCCGAACCCGGCCGACCTGGAATCGATCCGCCAGGATCCGAAGCTGCAACTGCTGTCGCAGCCGGGGCTGAACATCGGCTATCTCGCCTTCAACAATCTCAAGGCGCCGTTCACCGACAAGCGGGTGCGCCAGGCGATCAACTACGCGATCGACAAGAAGGCGATCCTGACCGCGATCTACCAGGGCGCCGGCACGCCGGCCAAGAACCTGATCCCGCCCACCCTGTGGGGCTACAACGATCAGGTGCCCGAACAGGCCTACGACCCGGCGAAGGCGCGTGCGCTGCTCGCCGAGGCCGGCTTCCCCAACGGCTTCGAGACCACGCTGTGGGCGATGCCGGTGCAGCGCCCCTACAATCCCGACGCCCGGCGCATGGCCGAGCTGATCCAGGCCGACCTCGCCAAGATCGGCGTCAAGGCCAGCATCGTCAGCTATGAATGGGGCGAGTACCGCAAGCGCCTGCAGAACGCCGAGCACGGCCTCGCCCTGTTCGGCTGGACCGGCGACAACGGTGATCCGGACAACTTCTTCACCCCGCTGGCCGGCTGCGACGCCGCGCGCATCGGCGGCGGCAGCGTCTCCAAGTGGTGCAACCAGGACTTCGAAGCCCTGATCCGCAAGGCGGCGCAGGTCCCCGTGCAGGCCGAGCGCGCCAAGCTGTACCAGCAGGCGCAGCTGGTGATGCGCGAGGAGCAGCCCTTCTTCCTGGTCGCTCATTCGGTGGTGTTCTGGCCGGTCCGCAAGGAGGTCGTCGGCTTCAAGATGAGCCCGTTCGGCCGCGTGCAGTTCGAGCCGGTCGACCTGAAGTAA
- a CDS encoding dipeptide ABC transporter ATP-binding protein, protein MTPAMEAAALRRHYPVGGGLFVPKALVKAVDGVSFVLHPGETLAVVGESGCGKSTLARMATLMELPSAGELLIDGRKVPLDDEVERRRLRLNVQMVFQNPYGSLNPRKTVGAILEEPLALNGRGGRAEREQAVRAMMARVGLRQDQYGRYPHMFSGGQRQRIAIARALMLNPRVVVADEPVSALDVSIQAQVLNLLMDLQDEFRLAYLFISHDLSVVRHIAREVLVLYCGRPVEHGPKESVFAAPLHPYTRALLAATPSIDARHRKQVASVRGELPSPLNPPPGCAFASRCPHATDRCTAERPDWRVLGDHQVACHYAEQLG, encoded by the coding sequence ATGACCCCAGCCATGGAGGCGGCCGCGCTGCGCCGCCATTACCCGGTCGGGGGCGGCCTGTTCGTCCCGAAGGCGCTGGTGAAGGCGGTCGACGGCGTGTCCTTCGTGCTGCATCCCGGCGAGACCCTGGCGGTGGTCGGCGAGTCCGGCTGCGGCAAGTCCACGCTCGCGCGCATGGCGACGCTGATGGAACTGCCGAGCGCGGGCGAGCTGCTGATCGACGGCCGCAAGGTGCCGCTCGACGACGAGGTGGAACGCCGCCGCCTGCGCCTCAATGTGCAGATGGTGTTCCAGAATCCGTACGGGTCGCTCAACCCGCGCAAGACCGTGGGCGCCATCCTCGAGGAGCCGCTCGCGCTGAATGGCCGCGGCGGCCGCGCCGAGCGCGAGCAGGCGGTGCGGGCGATGATGGCCCGGGTCGGGCTGCGCCAGGACCAGTACGGCCGCTATCCGCACATGTTCTCCGGCGGGCAGCGCCAGCGCATCGCCATCGCCCGGGCGTTGATGCTCAATCCGCGCGTGGTGGTGGCCGACGAGCCGGTGTCGGCGCTGGACGTATCGATCCAGGCCCAGGTGCTGAACCTGCTGATGGATCTGCAGGACGAGTTCCGTCTCGCCTACCTGTTCATCAGCCATGACCTGAGCGTGGTCCGCCACATCGCCCGCGAGGTGCTGGTGCTGTATTGCGGCCGCCCGGTCGAGCACGGCCCGAAGGAGAGCGTGTTCGCAGCGCCCCTGCACCCCTACACGCGCGCGCTGCTTGCCGCCACGCCCTCGATCGATGCGCGCCACCGCAAGCAGGTGGCGTCGGTGCGGGGCGAACTGCCATCCCCCCTGAACCCGCCGCCCGGCTGCGCCTTCGCCTCGCGCTGTCCGCATGCGACCGATCGCTGCACGGCGGAGCGGCCGGACTGGCGCGTGCTCGGCGATCACCAGGTCGCGTGCCATTACGCGGAGCAACTGGGGTAG